The genomic segment ATGCCACTAAATACGGACAACACCATGCGAATAGTCCCCGAGTTGTTTTATTATTTCGGGCTATCCGATATGGTCAAGGAAACCGATTGGACAGTAAATAGCCTGAGATTGTCTGTGGCAATAAAATATGTGCCACTCCCGAAAACTGTCAAACCTGAAGTCTTCAAAAAAGAATTCAAAATTGATTCTGTCAGAATTGAATCCGATTTGATAACTGCCGTAACTTATAAGCGTGGTATCGAAAATATTGAAAATCACAGAAGTGAAACGGATATTGAAATTATACATACGGAAATCATATCACGAGTGGATACGATTTTGATACCCAAAACTTATGCTTTAAGCGGTGCAATCGAAGCCGTAGGCGTGGATAATGCCGGAAATGAAATCCCCAATCCGCTCTTCAGAATCGAAGAATTTATTTCAAATAGGCTCGACCCACTGCTCAACTATGTCTTCTTCGAAGATAATTCGCATACTTTGCCTGCTCGGTACAAATCAATAAGTAAAGATGCTGCCAGACAATTCGATTTGACTGACCTATTCAGAGATTCGACACTGCAAATTTATCATAATATACTCAATATTGTTGGAGAAAGATTGAACATGTATCCGGCTGCAAATGTGGTATTAATAGGATGCAATTCTGATATGGGTGCAGAAAGCAAAAACCTTGAACTATCGCGAAATCGCGCTGAAACTGTCAGAGATTATCTTGTAAATGTGTGGAATATAAATCCGCAACGATTCAAAATTGAGGCTAAAAATTTACCCGATAAAGCATCTACACCCAAGACTGAAGCGGACAAAATAGCTGAAAATCGAAGAGTAGAAATTTATAGCAACGACTTCAGAATTTTGGAACCAATTTTTATCGAAAAAATTGACCGTTCCTCCAATCCTCCAATTGTCAGATTCAAACTAAAGGGGCAATCTGACGCCGGTTTGAAATCATGGGAATTGAAAGCATATCAAAGTAGCGACGATGAGAGTATTTTCACAAAATCCGGCGATAGGAATTTGGTCGAAAGCATTGATTGGGAATTGGCTCAGTTCCAAAAGCTCATCCCCAAATCACCGGAACCGCTGATATACTCGCTAAATTTGGTTGATAACCATGGCAACGTTAAGTCTATAGACAACAAAACTAAAGAAATAGAAGTGATGACCGTTCAGCACAAACGCACCGAACAAATCGGCGATTATGAAATCGAGCAATTCAGCTTAATTTTGTTCGATTTTGACAAACACGTGATTGCGGATAATGACAAAACGATTATCGAATTCATCCGAAGCAGG from the Candidatus Kapaibacterium sp. genome contains:
- a CDS encoding OmpA family protein, whose translation is MTLVKFSLIMIAFQLLSICATFANDTTKSKYGVYGGINPNFHSAQFTNLPGIPNCCPRFESGSGLGYNFGVLYEHRLGKEFSLGVRLGLHSLSGTLSAEEETTVITPTGPLNGMFEHTVESGFMNVGLEPALIYSPTPRFNISLGMRVGQNLTYTFNQVETIIQPEGVGTFMDEDGNDTRKRTRNEFEGDLPDANTFQMALFSGLSYEMPLNTDNTMRIVPELFYYFGLSDMVKETDWTVNSLRLSVAIKYVPLPKTVKPEVFKKEFKIDSVRIESDLITAVTYKRGIENIENHRSETDIEIIHTEIISRVDTILIPKTYALSGAIEAVGVDNAGNEIPNPLFRIEEFISNRLDPLLNYVFFEDNSHTLPARYKSISKDAARQFDLTDLFRDSTLQIYHNILNIVGERLNMYPAANVVLIGCNSDMGAESKNLELSRNRAETVRDYLVNVWNINPQRFKIEAKNLPDKASTPKTEADKIAENRRVEIYSNDFRILEPIFIEKIDRSSNPPIVRFKLKGQSDAGLKSWELKAYQSSDDESIFTKSGDRNLVESIDWELAQFQKLIPKSPEPLIYSLNLVDNHGNVKSIDNKTKEIEVMTVQHKRTEQIGDYEIEQFSLILFDFDKHVIADNDKTIIEFIRSRLKKESELEILGYTDRTGIADHNKKLSERRAEATRTALQRPDAKVVGFGGDKLLYNNELPEGRFYCRTVNIIVKTKVK